One genomic window of Pirellulales bacterium includes the following:
- a CDS encoding methyltransferase domain-containing protein: protein MRLVSKLLICLILACSARSGHAQETSVRPGINDSFQNPDVHDFIGKFEVESREVFHLRNEIVAACRIEPGETVADIGAGTGLFTRLLSEAVGDKGRVIAVDIAQKFLDHIAQDSRAAERRNVDTLLCKADSTELPPESVDVAFICDAYHHFEFPQKTMVSLHRALKPDGRVILIDFQRVEGKSSDWIMSHVRAGQETFESEIAQAGFRKAREEGDLLQENYFVVFEKVAP, encoded by the coding sequence ATGCGATTAGTGAGCAAACTCTTGATTTGCTTGATCCTCGCCTGCTCAGCGCGGAGCGGGCATGCTCAGGAAACGAGCGTCCGGCCCGGAATCAACGACTCCTTCCAAAACCCGGACGTGCACGACTTTATTGGCAAGTTCGAGGTGGAGAGCCGCGAAGTATTCCACCTGCGTAACGAAATCGTCGCGGCCTGTCGGATTGAACCGGGCGAAACGGTGGCCGACATCGGCGCCGGCACCGGACTTTTCACGCGGCTGCTTTCCGAGGCGGTGGGTGACAAAGGACGTGTGATTGCCGTCGACATTGCCCAGAAGTTTCTCGATCACATCGCGCAGGACAGCCGCGCGGCGGAGCGGCGGAACGTCGACACGTTGCTGTGCAAGGCCGATTCCACCGAGTTGCCGCCCGAGTCGGTCGATGTGGCGTTTATCTGCGACGCGTATCACCACTTTGAATTCCCGCAGAAGACGATGGTGTCGCTCCATCGCGCCCTGAAGCCGGACGGCCGAGTGATACTGATCGACTTCCAACGCGTCGAAGGCAAGAGTTCGGATTGGATCATGTCGCATGTCCGCGCCGGCCAGGAGACCTTTGAAAGCGAGATTGCCCAAGCGGGATTTCGCAAGGCGCGCGAAGAAGGCGATCTATTACAAGAGAATTATTTTGTGGTGTTTGAGAAGGTGGCGCCGTGA
- a CDS encoding metalloregulator ArsR/SmtB family transcription factor: MSKAKKHWTDLEALSQAAECLRVLAHPHRLRMIQMLLAGDYSVGELAEACELPTAMASEHLRLMQRCGFLTSEKEGRKVFYRVADPHLKSIMRCVEERFDAAASR; encoded by the coding sequence ATGAGCAAGGCCAAGAAACATTGGACTGATTTGGAGGCCCTGAGCCAGGCGGCGGAGTGCTTGCGCGTGCTGGCGCATCCGCATCGGTTGCGAATGATCCAAATGTTGCTCGCGGGGGATTATTCCGTGGGCGAATTGGCCGAGGCGTGCGAGCTGCCAACGGCAATGGCGTCCGAACATTTGCGGCTGATGCAACGCTGTGGCTTTCTCACCAGCGAAAAGGAGGGACGCAAGGTGTTTTACCGTGTGGCGGATCCCCATCTGAAGAGCATCATGCGCTGCGTCGAGGAGCGGTTCGACGCGGCGGCCAGCCGCTGA
- a CDS encoding ABC transporter permease — MAILLLALGLLGSELEHPSSVLLFWPAWLETGALALALTPIILTGGIDLSIGSTMALASVTLGQLWRHHDWPIGLAAVAAVLVGALAGAGNAVLVVAGVSSIIATLATLAFYAGLAMALSRGERIGGLPSEFTALSQDSVVISGGIGLPNQVWLLAAVFVVAYMFIHHTRFGRYLYAMGVNRTAARFAVLPVRRLEASIYIVCGAVAGLVAVFYTARSGAAIPHAGQGRELEAIACVVLGGTSVTGGYGGVVRTLIGVLVVAHLDIALQLVGSLAIQLPGMQSVWQPTAETRLVILGLMLVAVAIWNQRISADSGRAR, encoded by the coding sequence ATGGCGATACTGCTCCTCGCGCTGGGTTTGCTGGGCAGCGAGTTGGAGCATCCCAGTTCCGTGCTGTTGTTTTGGCCTGCTTGGCTGGAGACCGGCGCTCTGGCCCTGGCGCTGACGCCAATCATCTTGACCGGGGGAATCGACCTGTCGATCGGATCAACAATGGCGCTGGCTAGCGTCACGCTTGGCCAGCTCTGGCGCCACCATGACTGGCCCATTGGACTCGCGGCCGTCGCCGCGGTTTTAGTTGGGGCGTTGGCTGGCGCGGGCAACGCGGTCCTGGTCGTGGCCGGTGTCTCTTCGATCATCGCCACCCTGGCGACGCTCGCCTTTTACGCTGGTTTGGCGATGGCGCTATCGCGTGGCGAACGGATCGGCGGCTTGCCGAGTGAATTTACCGCGTTGAGTCAGGATAGCGTAGTGATATCGGGAGGCATCGGCTTGCCGAATCAGGTGTGGCTACTGGCCGCTGTGTTTGTTGTGGCCTACATGTTCATCCACCACACTCGTTTTGGGCGCTACCTCTACGCGATGGGAGTCAATCGAACCGCCGCACGGTTTGCTGTGCTGCCCGTCCGCCGGTTGGAGGCGTCGATCTACATTGTCTGCGGCGCCGTGGCGGGGCTAGTCGCCGTTTTTTATACAGCGCGCAGTGGCGCGGCCATCCCACATGCCGGACAGGGACGCGAACTGGAGGCGATAGCCTGCGTAGTGCTCGGAGGGACCAGCGTGACTGGGGGTTATGGTGGCGTGGTGCGCACGCTCATCGGCGTGCTTGTCGTGGCGCACCTCGACATCGCGCTGCAGTTGGTGGGCTCGCTGGCGATTCAACTTCCCGGCATGCAGTCGGTCTGGCAGCCGACGGCGGAAACACGGTTGGTGATACTCGGTTTGATGTTGGTGGCGGTGGCCATCTGGAATCAGCGGATCAGCGCTGATTCTGGCCGCGCCCGCTGA
- a CDS encoding DUF2892 domain-containing protein, whose product MNTISPRQLFDLAQAGTLVDLIDVRTPAEFREAHVGLARNVPLDQLDAAKCAASHDAARPLYVICRSGARSRKACEKFAAAGFSNIVNIDGGTLAWEQAGLPVARGKKTISLERQVRIAAGLIVLTASLLSAFVSVYWIGLAAFVGAGLVFAGVTDTCAMGMLLARMPWNQVAGGENSSTACATQANKSCCG is encoded by the coding sequence ATCAACACGATTTCCCCACGTCAACTGTTCGACTTGGCGCAGGCTGGCACGTTGGTCGATTTGATCGACGTGCGGACGCCAGCGGAGTTTCGCGAGGCGCATGTGGGTCTCGCGCGGAACGTCCCGTTGGACCAATTGGATGCGGCGAAGTGCGCCGCCAGCCACGACGCCGCGCGGCCGCTCTATGTCATATGTCGATCGGGTGCCCGGAGCAGGAAGGCTTGCGAGAAATTCGCAGCCGCCGGATTCTCAAACATCGTGAATATCGATGGCGGCACGCTGGCGTGGGAACAGGCCGGTCTGCCCGTCGCGCGCGGCAAGAAGACGATCTCGCTGGAGCGGCAGGTGCGCATTGCGGCAGGGCTAATAGTATTGACAGCTTCGCTGCTCAGCGCGTTTGTTAGCGTGTATTGGATTGGTTTGGCTGCGTTTGTTGGTGCCGGACTCGTCTTCGCCGGAGTCACCGATACCTGCGCCATGGGCATGCTGCTTGCCCGGATGCCGTGGAATCAGGTAGCTGGCGGCGAGAACTCCTCAACGGCCTGCGCAACGCAGGCGAACAAATCTTGTTGTGGCTAA
- a CDS encoding hemolysin III family protein, with protein sequence MTGLTQTRPTWHDLHEARLARRLREEWINTLTHAIGCALGVAAVVGLTITVVQHGNGAQIFACVVYGAALISVYLASSLSHALHQSRWRQAARMLDQAFIFLLIAGTFMPPAMTYLPRGRWWIVPAVMWGIALAGFVSKAFFAHRVEAVTARLHLLLGWMPVLAAKPLILVAPVGMFAWFVAGGVCYTLGTLFLHRDHLPYFHAVWHLLVIAGSICHFIAIWVYCTAPLA encoded by the coding sequence ATGACCGGCCTCACTCAAACTCGGCCGACTTGGCATGACCTGCACGAGGCTCGGCTGGCGCGCCGCCTTCGCGAGGAATGGATCAACACGCTCACGCATGCGATTGGATGCGCGCTAGGGGTGGCTGCGGTTGTCGGACTGACCATCACCGTCGTGCAACACGGCAATGGCGCCCAAATCTTTGCCTGCGTCGTTTACGGCGCCGCCTTGATCTCTGTCTATTTGGCGTCGTCGCTTTCGCATGCGTTGCATCAATCGCGTTGGCGTCAGGCGGCGCGAATGCTCGATCAGGCGTTCATCTTTTTGCTCATCGCCGGCACCTTCATGCCACCGGCCATGACTTACCTGCCGCGAGGACGGTGGTGGATCGTGCCGGCCGTCATGTGGGGGATCGCGCTCGCCGGCTTCGTCTCCAAGGCCTTCTTCGCCCACCGAGTGGAAGCTGTCACGGCACGGTTGCATCTCCTTTTGGGGTGGATGCCCGTGTTGGCCGCCAAGCCATTGATCTTGGTCGCGCCGGTCGGCATGTTTGCGTGGTTTGTCGCGGGCGGAGTTTGCTATACGCTCGGCACCCTATTCCTGCATCGCGACCATCTGCCATATTTTCATGCGGTTTGGCATCTACTGGTCATCGCGGGCAGCATTTGCCACTTTATCGCCATTTGGGTGTACTGCACGGCGCCGCTTGCCTGA